In a single window of the Desulfovibrio mangrovi genome:
- a CDS encoding YciI family protein, whose translation MYIVSLTYTAPLESIDRLLEEHVQFLHEKYDAGVFIASGRKVPRTGGIILARGCDMKTLQQHLAEDPFHREQVATYEITEFAPTMTAAGFETLKE comes from the coding sequence ATGTATATTGTATCACTTACGTACACGGCTCCCCTTGAGAGCATCGACAGGTTACTGGAAGAGCATGTGCAGTTTCTGCACGAAAAATATGACGCTGGCGTTTTCATAGCCTCCGGCAGAAAGGTGCCCAGAACAGGCGGCATCATTCTGGCCAGAGGGTGCGATATGAAAACCCTGCAACAACACCTTGCGGAAGACCCCTTTCACAGGGAACAGGTGGCCACATACGAGATCACGGAATTTGCGCCGACCATGACTGCGGCCGGATTTGAAACGCTCAAGGAATAG